The nucleotide window AATCGGCTATAATGACCCCGTCTATATCGGCACCAAACCGGACCGCCGCTTGGCGAGCTGGGGCGGCGGGAAACTTGTGGGGCAGATTGATGCTGCCCAGACCACTATCCAGTTTCGGCCGGATAACGGAGTGGAGCTGCCGTACCGGATTCCCCGCGCCAATGTGCACAATTTTAATGGGCTGCCCCCGGCGATGCATTTTTTCCACAACTTCCAGATGATGCGTATCGGGGACGAGATCATTAAAGTCGGCTCCTTCGAGAATACGGATCAGGAAGTCTGGACGCTGAAGAACTGCGAGCGCGGGAAATTCACGACCCAGGCTGCTGCTCATGTTGAAGGGACTGATGCTTCCGGGCTGATCGATACCTATGACCAGAATTTCCTGCCGGACAATAATTCGACGCTGCTCGATGAAATTGCCGGTAATTTTGCCGGTCTGCTGAATGAATGCGGTGTGATGAACACCGAGTATGACGGCGGTGAGATCCATTGTTATGAAGGGCCGTCGAAATCGATCGGCTGGGGCTATAACAAATTTGCATGCAAGGTATATACCCAACTGGATCATCCGGTCATGGCAGACAGCAGCGCGGAACGCCCGCCGGAATGTAATTTTGAGTATAAGTTCAATGCCGTGAAAAAGCTGGTGGGGCCGATTAAAGGCCATCAATACTATGTGGCGTTGATGCCGGAGCATCCGTCGCGACCGGCCACGACCATGCTGGACGCGAACTTCCAGCTTAGTCAGGTTGCGGCCACCCGCAGCGCCTGCTTCGGGATTAAGACACAGGATCGTGGCGTAAGAATTTCAGATCTCAAGGCGCACGGCCTCGCTGCCGATATCTGCAAGCTGGTTGCGCAGTGGAAAAAGGCCAGTGACCTTATGACGGATGAACAGCGTCAGGCCATCCTCAGGAAAGGCGTTCGCTGGAACGACAATATCTGGCTGGGAGACCGGCATACCGAAGATGACCTGGTGCAGGTTCTGAAAGAAGAGGACCATGCTTTCCTCATTGTTCCGGTTAAGGTGCTGACGCGGAACAATGAACGCGATGTCAAATGGTGTGTCGGCCAGGAGCACGGCAGCATCGCTCCCAAGCAGTTTATCAGGCCGGGCGATGAACTGAAACTGCATAACCCCAATGACGAACAGGAGATGAAGTTTGTCCTGCGCGTGCTTTGGGAAACGGATTATGAGGATGAAGCCAATGTGGCTTTGGCGCCGGCCGCAACGAACCTGCAGGATCTGAATGATACTCAGGCGTCGGATGAGGGTAACGCATTGCGCCTGAAATACCGGAATGACCGGGCGGAAGCGGTCTGGAACGGAGATAAACTTCCGGAGTGGGAGCAGACGGTCGATCTCAGCGCCAACCGCGCCATGGGCCTGTGGGTTGAGGGGGATGGTTCCGGCGCGTTGCTGCTGGTTCAGCTTCCTAAACGCGATTATGTGATTCCCGTTGATTTCAAAGGACGGCGCTACATCGAGATTCCCCATGGGCAGGCCGCCTGGGCGGAAGGATTGTGGGGGTGGCGTATGGCCACCTGGAAGCATGCGGATTACAATAATATTCATAAACTGAACATCGGCTTCGGCAAGGTTCCGGCATCAACGCATGCAGATATTTCTGTTGAGGGAATCAAAGCCCTGCGCGAAAAGGATGCTGAACTCGTTAACCCGGTTATTACCTGTGGAAAAGGCCGGATCAGAATCATGGGTACGATTGCAACCGGTCAGTATCTCGACTACAAGGGCGGCGATACCGCCACGGTCTACGACCGGAACTGGAATAAAGTGGAAGAGCTGAACGTACAAAAACAAAACTATTCCTGCGGGAACGGTCCCGTAACGGTTTCGGTTTCCGCCGACAATGCCGCGCGCCCATGGATGGAGATTCAGTGCACGACCGAAGGCAGCCTCATCCGGGTTCCAAAAAAATAGTTTTGAACGGATTGATACATCAACATTCGGGAAAGGGACCACTATGGCGGGAACCTGTTTGATGAGGATGGTCGTTGTGGCAGGTTTAATTACCGCAGTGGCTTATTCGGAGGGCAAACCACAGGCGACGAATGTGAGGTCGCCCAATGTGGTTATCGTGATTACCGATGACCAGGGCTATGGCGACCTGGCGTGTCATGGAAATCCGTACATCAGTACTCCCCATCTTGACCGGCTGGCCGGACAAAGTGTCCGGCTGGATAATTACCATGTCGACACCACGTGTGCACCGACCCGGGCGGCTCTGCTGACCGGTCGGCACTCCAATCGCGTCGGGGTTTGGCATACCATTCAGGGCCGCAATATGATTCGCCGTCGTGAAATCACCATGGCGGATATTTTTGCGGACAATGGCTATGCGACCGGCCTGTTTGGAAAGTGGCACCTTGGGGATGTTTATCCCTATCGCCCGGAAGACAACGGTTTTCAGCACTGCGTCTACCATCCGGCCGGTGGGGTCGGGCAGGCGCCGGACTACTGGGGTAACGATTACTTCGACGATACCTACATCAAAAACGGAACGTTTACGCGGTTCGAAGGGTTCTGCACCGATGTCTGGTTTGAAGAAGGCATTGAATTTATCGAGGCCAACGCCAAAGCCGATACACCGTTTCTGGCCTATATTGCACCCAACGCACCGCATGGCCCGTTTTACTGCCCGAAGGAATATGCCGACCGGTATACTGGAAAACCCGGTGTGCCGCAGGCTGAGTTCTACGGTATGATTACACACATCGATGACAACATGGCGCGGCTTTTCCAGACATTGGAAACCTGCGGTGTTGCCGATAATACCATCCTCATTTTTACGACGGATAACGGCACGGCCGCCGGAACATGGAATGATGGAGGATTCAATGCCGGCATGCGCGGAACCAAAGGCTCGCAGTATGACGGTGGACACCGTGTTCCCTTTTTCCTGCGCTGGCCCGACGGCGGCCTCAGCACGGAACAACGCATTTCAGATCTTACTGCCCATCTAGACATCCTGCCGACGCTGATCGATCTGTGCGGATTGACCGCTCCGGAAATTCAGTTTGATGGATTCAGTCTTCACGACCTTCTTTATAACGATGGAAACAACAGGCAGGAGCGTTCCATTGTGGTGGAAACACAACGGGTAGTGGATCCCGTCAAGTGGCGCAGTTGCAGCGTCATGACCGAGGACTGGCGGCTGATTGACGGCAAAGAACTCTATGACATGAGAACCGATCCCGGCCAGCAAACTGATGTCAGCGGGGATCATCCTGAAGTTGTTCAACGTCTGCGCGGAGAATATGAACAATTCTGGACCGATGTTTCGAAGGACCACGATCTGACCAGTTACATGCTGATCGGCTCCGATGAGTCTCCGGTTGTTACGTTGTCATCGCATGACTGGCTGGTTGAAGATGTCGCCTGGAATCAACCGCATGTACTGCAGGGTCGCTGTGCCAAGCCGGCGTATTGGGCCATAGAGATCGACCATGACGGTATCTATGAATTTTCGCTGCGGCGTTGGCCGGTTGAAGCTGATAAGGCCATTAATGATCCCAACGGCGGAAAAGGGTTTTCTTTTGATACGGCCCGTTTGTCCATAGGTGCTTTCAACGAGTCGAAATCGATTCCGGAAGGGGCGAAAGAGATCACCTTTCGGGTGCCGCTTAAGAAGGGTGTTGCGAAACTGGCGCCGCTGTTTTCCGGCGGAGGCGAGCAGGTCGCTCCGTATTATGTGTATGTGACGCACAACCCTGTTTCCGGCTGGAAGACCCCGCAGGGCATGGGAATCCCGGTGTATGATCCGGCTTATGGCCGGAGCCCCCCGCAGTTGAAAGATTAACGAGTAGCGCAGGGTAGATGCGGACCACCAATGTGCCGATTTCGGCCCTACTGCGCCGCCTACCTCAAACTGTGGATGTGCAGCTTAGAGCGGTGCGGTAGTATTTCACCATAATTTTAGCAGTATATTTGTATTTGGAGAGGGTATCAGAAGATGTGTAAGCGCGTGATGGGATTATTAGCGACTGTCGGAGTACTGTTGGGTTCGGCTTGTGCTGAGAGCAGTAAGATGGACTGGTGGCAGCAGGATAAATTCGGGATGTTTATTCACTGGGGACCCTCCAGTGTAGCTGGGGTGGAGATCAGCTGGGCGCGTGAAAGCCACCCCTTTGATCATCTGGGCGAATTGAATAATGTGCCGGATGAGGTCTACGATGCACTTCATAAAGAATTTAACCCTGTTGAATTTGATGCTGACGAAATTGTGCGTACGGCTAAAGAAGCGGGGATGAAATACCTGGTTTTTACCGCCAAGCATCATGACGGCTTTTCCATGTGGCCGACAGAATTGTCTGGTTACAACATTATGAACACGCCTTATAAGCGCGATATTTGCAGGGAATTTGCAGCGGCCTGTCGTAAATATGGCTTGAAGCTAGGTTGGTATTATTCCACTCGGGACTGGTACCATCCGGATTACCTGGTCGATGACAACAGCAAGTATAACGATTTTTACCATGGGCAAATCCGTGAACTGCTGACGAACTACGGCGAGGTTTCTGTGCTTTGGTTTGATCATGTGGCCGGTGCCTGGAATGATTACCGCTTCAAGGAGCTGTTCGACATGATTTATGAGCTTCAGCCCGGAATTATTGTCAATGATCGCGCAGCCAAGTTTGTGCACGGGCATCTGGCCGGAACACCGGACCCGGAACTCGTTGAGTTGACTAAAGGTGATTTTCATACGCCGGAAGGTAAGGTCGGTGTTTTTCATAAAGATTTCCCCTGGGAAACCTGTATGCCGATGTCCAAGGGGCCGGATGGGCATGGTGGCTGGTCCTACCGACCGGAAGCAATTACGGCGAGTTTTGACAAATGTGCCGAGATGCTGGCGGCCTGTGTGACCGGCTGTGGCAACATGCTGCTGAACATCGGGCCGATGGCTGACGGCTCACTTCGTACGTCTGAATTCGAGAACCTCAAAGAATTCAAGCCCTGGATCGAAACGTATGGTGAAAGCATCTATGGAACTGAAGGTGGGCCCTTTATCAGTGGTCAGTGGGGCGGTTCCTGCATGAAAGACGATACGCTTTACCTACATATTTTCCGATGGGAGAATGGCACTCTGGAGCTTCCCGCTCTGCCGCGCACCGTTCTGACATGTGAAGAACTGGGTGGCGAGACCATTACTTTTCTGCAGTCCGATGATTCCCTCTCTCTTCGCATCAAAGACGGAAAAAAACGGAGCCTGCACAGCGTGGTTAAGTTGCAATTGGAACCCGGGTTGGAGCTTGCTCTGATGCCCGTTGAGGGTCGCGCTCCGCGCAAGCAGCATGGATCGCTTGTCGATCCATTAGCCAGCAACAAGAAATCAGGTGAGTGAATCTCCACGCTTTGGTGGTTTGGCTTACCTGATGAATGAACGCTGAGGGATTAAACACGGCCCCGCCCCTTTTATTCATGATGACTGGAGAACTTGGGGTAGATCTACACGAACCGACACTGGTTGCAGCCTAAAGATCCATCGTCGTCTGCATCGCATTCTGTTTAGTAATTCGAATCGTCACAGGGGGGTTCTTTTGTTTTCGATTCGATGGATAGGGGGGCGTGATTTTCCTGATAACTATTCTTCAGGGTCCATTGGCAGGATGCCGGATTGGTACGCTTTGGAGATGGCGGCGGGGGCATTGATGACGTTCAGTTTTTCATAAATGTTTCGGACATGGGTGGCCACGGTGCCGTAGGTGATGTCGAGTTTGTCGCCGATTTCTTTTTTAACAAACCCTTCACCCAGCAGGGTCAGGATTTCGAGTTCCCTCGGAGAAAGTTCCCGTTCCGGCCGCTCCTTGATGGGTTTGGCCTTCAGCGCTTTCATGATGTGGGTGGCAACGCCGGCATCCAGCGGGGCGTCCCCGTCCATTACATCGCGAATCCCTTGTTTGATCTGCTTAATGGTGGATGACTTGAGGATATACCCTGAAGCACCCTGCCTGATGGCGGTAACGACATCAGCTTCTTTATCGGACTGGGTCAGGATGATGACTTTTGCATCGGGAATGGATCTTCTGAAAAAGGGGAGTGCCTCCAGGCCCGACATGGCCGGCAGGTTCAGGTCAAGGAGGACGATGTCCGGTTCAATCCGCAAATCCCGATCCTGCAGGCTGTTCAGGGCCACCTCGGCGGCTCCGTATTTTCCGGTGAGTTCCATGCCGGCGGTTTTGTTAATGGCCATTTCAATGACTTCCCGGTAGTCGGGGTTGTCTTCCACCAGCATGATACGCATTGCTCTTTTCATACTAACCTCTGAACTTCTTAAGTTGAAAACGTCGAATGTGCAGGTTCAGGGTGATGCAAGATCCCCCTGCTGCGGGATGTTCGACAGAAATTTGCGCTCCGAGCAGTTTGGCCCGGCGTTTTAGTGAAGAAGGTATATTAGCGCCATCGGGCTTCGTTATTCCTCGACCGTTGTCTTCAACCGACAATATTACGTGTGGCGGTTTGGCGATCAGACGGGTGTATACGTGGGTGGCATTTGCATGCTTGTGTGCATTCACCAGGCATTCTTTGTAAAAGAGAAACAGGTCATTCTGTTTACGGGGCGGAATATGGGCCAGGTATTCCTGTCCCTCGATGGATATTTCGTGATCCAGGTTAGCCAGAATACGGGTGGCGGCACGCTGCATATCGTTCTCGAGGCCCGTGAACAGCCCCTTGGCTTCCTGCATGTTGATGATATGCCGCACAGCTGAACCGGTGCGCTCCGTGACACTACGGATGCGTTGAAGAAAAAGTGTCAGATCTTCCGGTTCCTCGCGGGCTTCATCGGCCATATCACTCAGCAGGCCGATGGTGTGGAGGTTGGCGCCGAGTTCGTCGTGGAGATCGGCGGCAAACCGCTCTTTCAGTCTTGTCAACTGGTGCATGTGGATCATCCGTTCAACGAGGACGGCAATAATGATCCCGGCCACCAACAATACTGCCAGCCAGCTCATGATACGAAGATGAGTTTTTTGACGCGCATACCGCCTGTTCAGTTCCTGAATGATTAATGGACGTTCGTTTTCCAGTTTATGACGGCGGGCGAGTTCGTTCATCCACTGGCGGGTCGGCAGGATGTCTCCGTAAAGGTTCCGGCCATCGGTCAGTGTTCTGAAAGAACGCGTGGCATTACCCAGCTGGAAGCTGGCGCCCACCGGTTGGCCGAGCGCAACGTTACGGCCTTCGGAGAACAGTTCGACTTCCGCAAAGCCGATGCGGGAGCCTGATTCGGTAAGGCTCGTGTAGATATAGGGTTCAACGGCACTGAGCCGAATATACCTGCAGCTGGACGCCGGGAACCGGCGTGTGATGATGGGGCCGATGTCAAAAATGGAACGCGTATGAAATTCTAACAGGATTCGGGGATCTGAAAAATCTTCCCGAGTAGAGCCCTCCAAGATGAGCCGGGTAGGAATACCGAAGTTGGATGGGGTGGACTGGGGAACCGTGTCGCTCAAATCGACTGCATGAAGATGGATACGGTTGACGGGATAGGTGTCGCCGAGATCAAAGGTCAAGGAAGGATGGTCGCCTATGCCGGTACGACTTACCATCGCGATACTCTGCTCACCCGATGCCGCATCCATGAGGTAGGGGACGAAGCCGTCTACAAGATAGTTTTTGTGCCGTGCACTGCCTTCTTCCGCATCCGGATGGGGTGTATGAACGGTTTGGTGAAGCGCGACATTTTCCTCTCCGGAAAAAACCATGATTTCGGCCAGTTCCAGATCAAAAGCCCCGTCGAATGCGCGCGGC belongs to Pontiella desulfatans and includes:
- a CDS encoding arylsulfatase: MVVVAGLITAVAYSEGKPQATNVRSPNVVIVITDDQGYGDLACHGNPYISTPHLDRLAGQSVRLDNYHVDTTCAPTRAALLTGRHSNRVGVWHTIQGRNMIRRREITMADIFADNGYATGLFGKWHLGDVYPYRPEDNGFQHCVYHPAGGVGQAPDYWGNDYFDDTYIKNGTFTRFEGFCTDVWFEEGIEFIEANAKADTPFLAYIAPNAPHGPFYCPKEYADRYTGKPGVPQAEFYGMITHIDDNMARLFQTLETCGVADNTILIFTTDNGTAAGTWNDGGFNAGMRGTKGSQYDGGHRVPFFLRWPDGGLSTEQRISDLTAHLDILPTLIDLCGLTAPEIQFDGFSLHDLLYNDGNNRQERSIVVETQRVVDPVKWRSCSVMTEDWRLIDGKELYDMRTDPGQQTDVSGDHPEVVQRLRGEYEQFWTDVSKDHDLTSYMLIGSDESPVVTLSSHDWLVEDVAWNQPHVLQGRCAKPAYWAIEIDHDGIYEFSLRRWPVEADKAINDPNGGKGFSFDTARLSIGAFNESKSIPEGAKEITFRVPLKKGVAKLAPLFSGGGEQVAPYYVYVTHNPVSGWKTPQGMGIPVYDPAYGRSPPQLKD
- a CDS encoding response regulator, producing the protein MKRAMRIMLVEDNPDYREVIEMAINKTAGMELTGKYGAAEVALNSLQDRDLRIEPDIVLLDLNLPAMSGLEALPFFRRSIPDAKVIILTQSDKEADVVTAIRQGASGYILKSSTIKQIKQGIRDVMDGDAPLDAGVATHIMKALKAKPIKERPERELSPRELEILTLLGEGFVKKEIGDKLDITYGTVATHVRNIYEKLNVINAPAAISKAYQSGILPMDPEE
- a CDS encoding alpha-L-fucosidase, with amino-acid sequence MDWWQQDKFGMFIHWGPSSVAGVEISWARESHPFDHLGELNNVPDEVYDALHKEFNPVEFDADEIVRTAKEAGMKYLVFTAKHHDGFSMWPTELSGYNIMNTPYKRDICREFAAACRKYGLKLGWYYSTRDWYHPDYLVDDNSKYNDFYHGQIRELLTNYGEVSVLWFDHVAGAWNDYRFKELFDMIYELQPGIIVNDRAAKFVHGHLAGTPDPELVELTKGDFHTPEGKVGVFHKDFPWETCMPMSKGPDGHGGWSYRPEAITASFDKCAEMLAACVTGCGNMLLNIGPMADGSLRTSEFENLKEFKPWIETYGESIYGTEGGPFISGQWGGSCMKDDTLYLHIFRWENGTLELPALPRTVLTCEELGGETITFLQSDDSLSLRIKDGKKRSLHSVVKLQLEPGLELALMPVEGRAPRKQHGSLVDPLASNKKSGE
- a CDS encoding histidine kinase; this encodes MSKSKPGLKKYLTLLAAAVFITMAFANTPGHIFKELSLTQLEDKLYKIDTELQQLAHYSMRTGIGSIGYRSYSHDTAENPEWVQIDLAGETPIDQVILVPVIWRDTKRGFKADGFPEKFRILAGTDQTTNVIAEYSSADQILPRIAPLLIPCSVTASWIRLEATRLSPRAFDGAFDLELAEIMVFSGEENVALHQTVHTPHPDAEEGSARHKNYLVDGFVPYLMDAASGEQSIAMVSRTGIGDHPSLTFDLGDTYPVNRIHLHAVDLSDTVPQSTPSNFGIPTRLILEGSTREDFSDPRILLEFHTRSIFDIGPIITRRFPASSCRYIRLSAVEPYIYTSLTESGSRIGFAEVELFSEGRNVALGQPVGASFQLGNATRSFRTLTDGRNLYGDILPTRQWMNELARRHKLENERPLIIQELNRRYARQKTHLRIMSWLAVLLVAGIIIAVLVERMIHMHQLTRLKERFAADLHDELGANLHTIGLLSDMADEAREEPEDLTLFLQRIRSVTERTGSAVRHIINMQEAKGLFTGLENDMQRAATRILANLDHEISIEGQEYLAHIPPRKQNDLFLFYKECLVNAHKHANATHVYTRLIAKPPHVILSVEDNGRGITKPDGANIPSSLKRRAKLLGAQISVEHPAAGGSCITLNLHIRRFQLKKFRG